The Saprospiraceae bacterium genome includes a window with the following:
- a CDS encoding LytTR family transcriptional regulator: protein MKAIKTFEPTLDPIIIHQEVSLAQAIKTSGKVILPLPGGYQCCQYDDISYLKSESNYTIVVFKDRSRRILAKTLGAVEEGLPQHMFFRVHRSFLVNAAHITMVSFASDDSKLVLSNDIEIPISRDKKALIKESFGE, encoded by the coding sequence ATGAAAGCTATCAAGACGTTTGAGCCTACTTTAGATCCCATCATCATCCATCAGGAGGTATCACTTGCCCAAGCCATCAAAACCAGTGGAAAGGTCATCCTGCCTCTTCCGGGTGGCTATCAATGCTGTCAGTATGACGACATCTCGTATCTCAAGAGCGAAAGCAACTACACTATTGTTGTTTTCAAAGACAGAAGTCGCAGGATATTGGCAAAAACATTGGGAGCGGTGGAGGAAGGTCTACCTCAACACATGTTTTTCAGGGTACACAGAAGTTTTTTGGTCAATGCGGCGCACATCACAATGGTATCTTTTGCGAGTGATGACAGCAAACTTGTCCTTTCAAATGATATAGAAATTCCGATCAGCAGAGACAAAAAGGCTTTGATCAAGGAAAGTTTTGGAGAATAA
- a CDS encoding T9SS type A sorting domain-containing protein has protein sequence MRVNTIPIIPSTPGIAAQPYPWSGRYFSNVPIELEAIASVGYEFSHWTGASSATDKKIKLSLSNNNQITAVFKKSNTEQLLYFWYFDSTIPNDEPLTDIAPKYAALSGTKLGFVSALSGYPFVKDHPQYRKASMERRNSPTDINYIPAANVNKNYDPTEMRGIQVKQPFTADSENQLILHLRTSGYEKIKLNLACKNEGAADKLILEYQLPNGIWSSDALIATSLNLGDAYKLYNIDLANVEVARSKDDFKVRIRFQSSDPKADEGNRVTFNNFSVLGTPIASNVVNIVPNKIKIIPNPSSHTIELYGLNDSEGNIKIIDIQGKIMMNMSVSRFIDISTLPDGTYFLVLSDRDRVVVEKFVKS, from the coding sequence GTGAGAGTCAATACGATCCCTATTATCCCATCTACACCCGGCATAGCTGCTCAGCCTTATCCATGGAGTGGCAGGTATTTCAGCAATGTACCCATAGAGCTGGAAGCTATTGCATCGGTGGGTTATGAGTTTAGCCACTGGACAGGAGCCAGCTCTGCTACAGATAAAAAAATCAAACTTTCATTGTCCAATAATAACCAAATCACCGCAGTATTTAAAAAATCCAATACCGAACAGCTCCTGTATTTCTGGTATTTTGACTCCACCATACCCAATGATGAGCCTCTGACGGATATTGCCCCAAAGTACGCTGCATTATCAGGAACGAAACTTGGGTTTGTATCTGCCCTAAGTGGTTATCCCTTCGTAAAAGATCATCCGCAATACAGAAAAGCATCTATGGAGCGACGCAACAGTCCTACTGACATCAATTATATCCCTGCGGCCAATGTCAATAAAAATTATGACCCTACGGAAATGAGAGGTATCCAGGTAAAACAACCCTTTACAGCCGATAGTGAAAACCAACTCATACTGCATCTGCGCACATCAGGATATGAAAAAATCAAACTAAACCTTGCCTGCAAAAATGAAGGTGCAGCTGACAAACTCATATTAGAATATCAGCTTCCTAATGGTATCTGGTCTTCAGATGCATTGATAGCTACATCGCTCAATCTGGGAGACGCCTACAAATTGTACAATATCGATCTGGCAAATGTAGAAGTGGCAAGAAGTAAGGATGACTTTAAGGTGAGAATACGGTTCCAAAGCTCTGATCCCAAAGCAGATGAGGGTAATCGTGTGACATTCAATAATTTCAGTGTTCTTGGTACACCCATCGCTAGTAATGTAGTGAATATCGTTCCTAATAAAATAAAGATCATACCCAATCCATCAAGTCACACCATAGAGCTTTACGGTTTGAATGATTCAGAAGGTAATATAAAGATCATAGATATACAAGGCAAAATCATGATGAATATGTCAGTCAGCCGCTTTATAGATATTTCCACCTTGCCGGATGGTACATACTTTCTTGTACTGAGTGATAGGGATCGTGTTGTGGTAGAAAAATTTGTAAAGAGTTAG
- a CDS encoding CotH kinase family protein, with translation MIKKSLLIFLWVSLQYMVFGQNTVTLHVNMGTASTFNPSIHTVYVSGATADNSKGIGNNPAWPMPGTVSAYKLSDADGDRIYTLTIPNVTSGVYTYKYFYISGNTATWDFGEWPGGNPNRQLEVKNVPVTLQNRWGSLADNLSGKLVINEVMATNNVHPDADEDYEDWLELYNGSAQNIVLSSYTLTDDKSIKNKWVFPAVTIASGQHLLVWASGKDRKSGVLHTNFKINQDNETIYLFAPDGMLADSMPLVSQSRGISYGRLPDGALSWKYMQPSSPGTTNSGNGFTRLLGSVTSSHKDGYYTSSFDIKLETQDQGVNIRYTTDGTDPMSASPVFQSPISVRNRASEPNVFSMIPTNADPATGPPYYEGWQPPLGEVYKINTIKARAFHQDAPPGPVSTFTYIVDPKSNKRYTLPVFSLTTDRKNLFDPETGIYVAGNHQNFKQDWERPAHISFFEQNGTLGFKDNIAIQLNGNTTTSRPRKSIRVMYKDHIGKSNLDYRLFPDKTTNNYKQFILRNSGNDWDFTVFRDGLFQSLAKGMNIETQYYRPSILFINGEYWGIHNVRDKYNDHYIENKYNLSEEEICIVNNDREYKWGNPAGKAHYDNMIQYISTNSMQNSSNYNKVKEWMSIESFVDFQLSNIYVKNTDWPGNNNMYWRYMRPDFDPTAGIKDGRWRWMIFDLDFGFDLPFDYVPHLNSGPTHNTLQMALEPNGPAWPNPSWATLLLRKLVENQEFRHYLVNRYCDLLNTRYAVSHINNTIDTLAKNIEPEMTEHCNRWRRPENLTTWKSNVQALKNFASQRSPAQFEHIKTSLNAGSHHTLSINVSNKDHG, from the coding sequence ATGATAAAGAAGAGTTTATTAATATTCTTATGGGTATCCCTTCAGTATATGGTTTTTGGCCAAAATACTGTGACCTTACATGTCAATATGGGTACTGCCTCAACTTTTAACCCATCCATTCATACCGTTTATGTATCAGGTGCTACAGCTGATAATAGTAAGGGTATCGGAAATAATCCTGCATGGCCTATGCCAGGAACAGTCTCAGCATATAAGCTATCTGATGCTGACGGTGATCGGATATATACCTTGACCATTCCAAATGTGACATCTGGTGTGTACACATATAAATACTTTTATATATCTGGAAATACCGCAACCTGGGACTTTGGTGAGTGGCCGGGTGGTAACCCCAACAGACAGTTGGAAGTGAAAAACGTTCCTGTTACGTTGCAAAACAGGTGGGGTAGTCTGGCAGACAATCTTTCCGGCAAGCTTGTGATCAATGAGGTCATGGCTACTAACAATGTTCATCCGGATGCTGACGAAGACTATGAAGACTGGCTAGAGCTTTACAATGGCAGTGCTCAAAATATAGTACTGTCATCTTATACCCTGACAGATGATAAGAGTATAAAAAACAAGTGGGTTTTTCCGGCAGTCACTATTGCTTCCGGGCAGCATCTTCTGGTATGGGCTTCCGGCAAAGACCGAAAGTCCGGAGTTTTGCACACCAATTTTAAAATAAATCAGGACAATGAGACCATATATCTGTTCGCTCCAGACGGTATGCTGGCAGATTCTATGCCATTAGTATCACAGAGCAGAGGGATATCTTATGGCAGGCTTCCGGATGGTGCTCTATCATGGAAGTATATGCAACCTTCTTCGCCCGGAACCACTAATAGCGGCAATGGTTTTACCAGATTGCTTGGGTCAGTGACATCATCGCACAAAGATGGGTACTATACGTCATCGTTTGATATAAAACTCGAAACACAAGACCAGGGTGTCAACATCAGATATACTACCGATGGTACTGATCCGATGTCTGCATCACCGGTATTTCAGTCGCCGATATCTGTGAGAAACAGAGCCTCTGAGCCCAATGTGTTCAGCATGATACCTACTAATGCAGATCCGGCAACAGGGCCTCCTTACTACGAAGGTTGGCAACCGCCTCTAGGTGAAGTGTATAAAATCAACACCATCAAGGCACGGGCATTTCATCAAGATGCGCCACCGGGTCCTGTGAGTACATTTACCTATATCGTGGATCCCAAATCCAACAAAAGATACACCCTTCCTGTATTTTCGCTAACTACAGACCGAAAAAATCTCTTTGATCCGGAGACAGGAATTTATGTAGCCGGAAACCATCAGAATTTTAAGCAGGACTGGGAGAGACCTGCCCATATCAGTTTTTTTGAACAAAATGGGACGCTGGGTTTTAAGGACAACATAGCCATCCAACTCAATGGCAATACTACGACCAGCAGACCAAGGAAGTCTATCAGGGTCATGTACAAAGACCATATTGGGAAGAGTAATTTGGATTACCGGTTGTTTCCTGACAAAACCACTAATAATTACAAGCAGTTTATCCTGCGCAACTCCGGAAATGACTGGGATTTCACTGTATTCAGGGATGGACTTTTTCAGTCACTAGCCAAAGGAATGAATATAGAAACCCAATATTACAGACCGTCCATTCTTTTTATCAATGGCGAATACTGGGGAATTCATAATGTCAGAGACAAATACAACGACCACTATATCGAAAATAAATATAACCTCAGTGAGGAAGAAATATGTATAGTCAATAATGATCGGGAGTATAAATGGGGAAATCCGGCTGGTAAGGCACATTACGACAACATGATCCAATACATCTCCACCAACAGCATGCAAAATTCATCAAATTATAACAAAGTAAAAGAATGGATGAGTATCGAAAGTTTTGTGGATTTTCAGTTGTCCAATATCTATGTAAAAAATACCGACTGGCCCGGCAATAATAATATGTACTGGAGATATATGCGCCCGGATTTTGATCCGACTGCAGGCATCAAAGATGGTCGATGGAGGTGGATGATTTTCGATCTTGATTTTGGCTTTGACCTCCCTTTTGATTACGTGCCCCACCTGAATAGTGGCCCTACTCACAATACACTGCAAATGGCTTTGGAGCCGAATGGCCCTGCCTGGCCCAATCCATCATGGGCCACATTATTGTTGAGGAAATTGGTTGAAAATCAGGAATTCAGACATTATTTGGTCAATAGATATTGTGACCTGCTCAATACCCGGTACGCTGTCAGCCATATAAATAATACTATTGATACGCTTGCAAAAAACATTGAGCCAGAAATGACGGAGCACTGCAACAGATGGAGAAGACCGGAAAATCTGACCACATGGAAGTCAAATGTGCAAGCCTTGAAAAACTTTGCCAGTCAAAGGTCACCGGCGCAGTTTGAACATATCAAAACCAGCCTTAACGCAGGCAGTCACCACACTCTTAGTATCAATGTTTCTAATAAAGACCATGGCTAA
- a CDS encoding response regulator transcription factor, with protein MDKIKVSIYEDNAGLREILVSIVKSSDEFLLMGDYGHCRNIIQNIQDDPPDVIIMDINMPGKSGIEGVLELKSKFPQVEVIMNTMFDDDDKIFQALKAGATGYLLKKSDMTTILNSIKEVYNGGAPMTPSIARRVLQLPFDKNKEKVPHFDLTERELQILQFMAKGMSYKMVAHEMTLSLDTIRTYIKSIYKKLHVHSVTEAVHKIFIKE; from the coding sequence ATGGACAAAATTAAGGTATCCATATATGAGGACAATGCAGGTCTAAGGGAAATTTTGGTTTCTATCGTCAAGTCTTCAGATGAGTTTTTGCTCATGGGTGATTATGGACATTGCAGAAATATAATACAAAATATACAGGACGATCCACCGGATGTGATCATAATGGATATCAATATGCCCGGAAAATCAGGCATAGAAGGTGTATTGGAGTTAAAATCCAAGTTTCCTCAAGTCGAAGTCATTATGAACACCATGTTTGATGATGATGATAAGATTTTTCAGGCATTGAAGGCAGGTGCTACCGGGTATCTGCTGAAAAAAAGCGATATGACAACGATACTGAACAGTATTAAGGAAGTCTATAACGGAGGAGCGCCTATGACACCTTCCATAGCCCGTAGAGTATTACAGTTGCCATTTGACAAAAATAAAGAAAAGGTACCACATTTTGATCTTACAGAAAGAGAATTGCAAATACTACAATTTATGGCTAAAGGCATGAGCTATAAAATGGTAGCTCACGAGATGACATTAAGTCTCGATACGATAAGGACGTATATAAAAAGCATATATAAAAAACTGCATGTACACTCTGTCACAGAAGCCGTGCACAAAATATTTATCAAAGAATGA
- the hscB gene encoding Fe-S protein assembly co-chaperone HscB has translation MSVYYFDLLEVPVSFMPDLSLLRKNYYKQSRETHPDHFSSSSDDGSQHEVLSKSGDINAAYRTLSDENLRTKYILEGGGLLGETETAPVDQDFLMEMMEINELIEELQSDPDDKNYKAIMETLDSKQSDLDTLMKEKAVCVENQSNTENILEDIRDIYLKTRYLLRIRENITNFASPYQKGDS, from the coding sequence TTGAGCGTGTATTATTTCGACTTGTTGGAGGTACCTGTGAGCTTTATGCCGGATCTTTCACTGCTCCGCAAAAACTATTACAAACAGAGTCGTGAGACACATCCAGATCACTTTTCAAGTAGTAGTGATGATGGCTCCCAGCATGAAGTTCTATCCAAATCAGGTGATATCAATGCGGCGTACCGTACTTTGTCTGATGAAAATCTACGTACAAAGTACATTCTAGAAGGAGGAGGTTTATTGGGTGAAACAGAAACCGCTCCTGTAGATCAGGACTTTCTGATGGAAATGATGGAAATCAATGAGCTCATAGAAGAACTTCAATCAGATCCTGATGATAAAAATTATAAAGCCATCATGGAAACTTTGGATTCGAAGCAATCCGATTTGGATACATTGATGAAAGAAAAAGCTGTGTGCGTTGAAAATCAGTCAAATACAGAAAATATACTTGAGGATATCAGAGATATTTATTTAAAAACAAGATATCTTTTGCGCATTCGTGAAAATATTACTAACTTTGCATCGCCTTACCAGAAAGGTGATTCTTAG
- the rseP gene encoding RIP metalloprotease RseP gives MDKVSLALQLILSLSILVVLHELGHYLPAKWFKTRVEKFYLFFDPYFSLFKKKIGDTEWGIGWIPFGGYVKISGMIDESMDKEQMKLPPQPWEFRSKKAWQRLIIMIGGVTVNFFLGLLIFAGMIYYWGETYIKTDDVKYGMVVDSLGMELGLQDGDKVLSAGGVPVVKFNAGVVAKEIIINEAKEIIVDRNGQQVTLNVPPTLVAELTKFENKGKSLFYPRIPMNIMEVSQDGPAAKSGLKPGMNIIGVNDKFIAFQHEFRKALQDFKGKKAEFKILETAGDTITKQIEITEEGKIGIAMEQLPLSSEKFGLLASISKGSKMGVNFLGDQLKAFGQMFSGKIKAKDSLGSVFSIASMFDTGWDWRVFWNITASLSILLAFFNLLPIPALDGGYVVFLLWEVITGKVPSDKFMEVVNYIGFFLLIGLMIFALGLDISRLF, from the coding sequence ATGGATAAAGTCAGTCTGGCACTGCAGCTTATATTAAGTCTCTCTATACTCGTTGTTTTACATGAGTTGGGCCATTATCTTCCGGCCAAGTGGTTTAAAACCCGGGTTGAAAAATTTTATCTTTTTTTTGATCCTTATTTCTCATTGTTTAAGAAAAAAATCGGTGATACGGAGTGGGGTATAGGTTGGATACCTTTTGGTGGCTATGTCAAAATATCAGGAATGATCGATGAGAGCATGGATAAAGAGCAAATGAAACTACCTCCTCAACCATGGGAGTTTCGTTCCAAAAAAGCCTGGCAGCGTCTTATCATCATGATAGGAGGTGTTACGGTCAATTTTTTTCTGGGACTTCTGATCTTTGCAGGAATGATTTATTACTGGGGAGAGACATACATCAAGACAGATGACGTGAAGTATGGTATGGTTGTGGATAGTTTGGGAATGGAACTGGGATTGCAAGATGGCGATAAGGTACTATCTGCGGGTGGTGTACCTGTAGTAAAATTTAATGCAGGTGTGGTTGCCAAAGAAATCATCATCAATGAAGCTAAAGAAATCATCGTGGATAGAAATGGTCAGCAAGTGACGTTGAATGTACCGCCTACATTAGTTGCTGAACTTACTAAGTTTGAAAACAAGGGAAAATCTTTGTTTTATCCGCGTATACCCATGAATATCATGGAAGTAAGTCAGGATGGACCAGCTGCAAAATCAGGTCTGAAACCAGGAATGAACATCATAGGAGTAAATGATAAGTTCATAGCTTTCCAGCATGAATTCAGAAAGGCACTTCAGGACTTCAAAGGCAAAAAAGCTGAATTTAAAATACTCGAAACTGCCGGAGATACTATAACCAAACAAATAGAGATTACTGAAGAAGGAAAAATAGGTATTGCCATGGAGCAACTTCCGCTATCTTCAGAGAAATTTGGTCTTTTGGCATCTATTTCCAAGGGTTCAAAAATGGGTGTTAATTTTCTTGGTGATCAGCTTAAGGCATTTGGACAGATGTTTTCTGGCAAAATCAAAGCGAAAGATTCTTTGGGAAGTGTTTTTTCTATCGCTTCCATGTTTGATACCGGATGGGATTGGAGAGTGTTTTGGAATATTACAGCCAGCCTTTCGATATTGCTTGCATTCTTCAACTTACTACCAATACCTGCCCTAGATGGTGGTTACGTAGTATTTTTACTTTGGGAAGTGATTACCGGCAAAGTACCTTCAGACAAATTTATGGAAGTGGTCAATTATATCGGATTTTTCTTGCTGATAGGCTTGATGATCTTTGCATTGGGTTTGGATATTTCGAGACTCTTTTAA
- a CDS encoding 16S rRNA (uracil(1498)-N(3))-methyltransferase — protein MIIFYTTDIIENHIKLRGEEHHHCTKVLRNQAGAQISVTDGKGHMFFAEIGQTTKLETHCRIIEIKKQPQSAHLPSVAISLLKNPARLEWFVEKAVEIGIAEIILFQSCRTEKKSVNTERIEKLMIAAMKQSLNLYLPKCTILKSFEDLISESQKFDGKYLAWCGSNTTHLQDLRHKNEHNILLLGPEGDFTKEETEIAEHNGFQLVSLGSTRLRTETAGIVGLTMMHY, from the coding sequence ATGATAATTTTTTATACCACAGACATCATTGAAAATCACATAAAACTTCGTGGAGAAGAGCATCATCATTGTACAAAAGTGCTAAGGAATCAAGCAGGAGCACAAATATCTGTGACAGATGGAAAAGGGCACATGTTCTTCGCGGAAATAGGGCAAACTACCAAGCTCGAAACTCACTGTAGAATTATTGAAATTAAAAAACAACCACAATCTGCACACCTACCTTCCGTTGCTATAAGTCTTCTTAAAAATCCGGCAAGACTTGAGTGGTTTGTTGAAAAAGCAGTCGAAATAGGTATTGCTGAAATAATTTTGTTTCAATCCTGTCGAACCGAAAAAAAATCTGTGAATACAGAAAGAATAGAAAAGCTGATGATTGCTGCAATGAAACAATCACTGAATTTATATCTTCCAAAATGTACAATATTGAAAAGTTTTGAAGACCTAATTTCAGAATCTCAAAAATTTGACGGAAAATATTTAGCATGGTGTGGAAGTAATACTACTCATTTGCAGGATTTGCGCCATAAAAATGAACACAACATCTTACTCTTAGGTCCTGAAGGAGATTTTACAAAAGAAGAGACAGAAATAGCTGAACATAATGGTTTCCAATTAGTCTCATTAGGAAGCACTCGTCTAAGGACAGAAACTGCTGGTATTGTCGGACTGACGATGATGCATTATTGA
- a CDS encoding TlpA family protein disulfide reductase — protein MFTPIRVIGLFIISLILLTSCQKNSKVFKPTTTIIDGQFTSMQGPVIIFQGKNEIKVPVDPNGKFRIDTKLEAAGVYKISFGYDALSVFLIPGDKISVTGDIRTLLSGTKFTGDRANENNFLISFENLKQTSQPHDFQAFFSQSEEDFIAAIEKRTNELNQHQQEYQKQNGPFETIFAEIISQDLKYDEAIVKLNYPLYHKYYNPDQSLQLSDTYDSFLQNTEIDSDESMMVPNYKQFLGSYLEYRAETDSTLKNTSTAEAKFNIIKSVFQSPNVKDWLLHDLMSQTLDMSVNDAASLIKPFNDLQKNEEYKLEINNRFRQWEPLLKGKTAPDFVCTSIDGKNISLKSLEGKLVYIDVWATWCGPCLRELPFLEKLQNEFKRDDLTFVSISIDENKTAWQNMVKEKGMKGLQLFSENAWSSPLVSSYMISGIPRFILIGKDGNIIDANAPRPSSSEIKQLLSAGTGS, from the coding sequence ATGTTTACACCAATTAGAGTTATTGGCTTATTTATCATATCGTTAATCCTATTGACATCATGTCAAAAAAACAGTAAGGTATTTAAACCTACTACCACCATAATCGATGGTCAGTTCACTTCCATGCAAGGTCCTGTTATTATTTTCCAGGGAAAAAATGAAATAAAGGTTCCTGTTGACCCAAATGGTAAATTCAGAATTGATACCAAACTTGAAGCAGCGGGAGTATATAAGATTTCTTTCGGTTATGATGCGCTGTCTGTTTTTTTAATTCCCGGTGACAAAATTTCGGTGACAGGCGATATACGCACACTCCTTTCAGGTACAAAATTCACAGGTGATCGTGCTAATGAGAATAATTTTCTGATTTCGTTTGAAAATCTTAAACAGACATCGCAACCACATGATTTTCAGGCGTTTTTCAGTCAGTCAGAAGAAGATTTTATTGCAGCGATAGAAAAGAGAACCAATGAATTGAACCAACATCAGCAAGAATATCAAAAACAAAATGGCCCTTTCGAAACTATATTTGCCGAAATCATTTCTCAGGATCTCAAATATGATGAAGCCATCGTAAAATTAAATTACCCACTATACCACAAATACTACAATCCTGATCAATCCCTTCAACTTTCTGATACATATGACAGTTTTTTGCAAAATACTGAAATAGATTCTGATGAAAGCATGATGGTACCCAATTACAAACAGTTTTTAGGGTCATATCTTGAATATAGAGCAGAAACGGATTCAACTCTTAAAAATACTTCAACTGCTGAAGCAAAGTTTAATATTATAAAATCTGTATTTCAAAGTCCAAATGTAAAAGACTGGTTGTTGCATGATTTGATGTCGCAAACGCTGGATATGTCGGTCAATGATGCTGCTTCTCTGATCAAACCATTTAATGATTTGCAGAAAAATGAAGAGTATAAACTCGAGATCAATAACAGATTTCGTCAGTGGGAGCCTTTACTGAAAGGAAAAACTGCACCTGATTTTGTTTGTACTTCCATAGATGGAAAAAACATTTCGCTTAAAAGCCTGGAAGGCAAATTGGTCTATATAGATGTTTGGGCTACATGGTGCGGACCCTGTTTGCGCGAACTTCCATTCTTAGAAAAGCTGCAAAATGAATTTAAAAGAGATGACCTGACATTTGTAAGCATCTCCATCGATGAAAACAAAACTGCATGGCAAAATATGGTGAAAGAAAAAGGTATGAAAGGCTTACAATTGTTTTCTGAAAACGCCTGGTCATCGCCTCTGGTTTCATCCTATATGATTAGTGGTATACCGAGATTTATCCTTATAGGAAAAGATGGAAACATTATAGATGCCAATGCACCCAGACCATCATCATCAGAAATCAAACAACTTTTATCTGCAGGCACGGGGAGTTAA
- a CDS encoding universal stress protein translates to MLKILCTTDFSKNSKFACEYAIDLTNKLNAKLTFVTTYDSGAITESIRSIREKVREATEEDLQYFVGKLRPLIKISEEPQLKVIEGETSESIVKYAQSSQQDLIVLGTKGSSGILNMLMGSVTESVIKYSKVAVLAIPVGVKDDIKGNNIILALDEKGINNPSSISVLKEFKNLPDTNIDIFHVVVPGENVKLNSSTGMLDGIVNKIIEVDGVDPVFEIKNYVDNHDDVGILAMVGRKHTFLERAFFESNTISELFASNVPVLVLPEKID, encoded by the coding sequence ATGTTAAAAATATTATGTACAACAGATTTTTCTAAAAACTCCAAATTTGCTTGTGAGTATGCCATTGATTTGACAAATAAACTTAATGCAAAACTGACATTTGTCACTACTTATGATTCAGGTGCTATTACTGAATCTATCAGGTCAATACGAGAGAAAGTCAGAGAAGCAACGGAAGAAGACCTTCAGTATTTTGTCGGAAAATTGAGACCTTTGATCAAAATAAGTGAGGAACCGCAATTGAAAGTCATAGAAGGTGAAACTTCGGAATCGATTGTCAAATATGCCCAGTCATCCCAACAAGATCTCATCGTCTTAGGCACAAAAGGTAGTTCCGGAATTCTAAATATGTTGATGGGAAGTGTGACTGAGTCAGTTATAAAATATTCAAAAGTGGCTGTTTTGGCAATACCGGTAGGTGTGAAAGATGATATCAAAGGAAACAATATCATTTTAGCTTTGGATGAAAAAGGGATTAACAACCCTTCCTCAATCTCTGTGCTTAAAGAATTTAAAAATCTTCCTGATACAAACATTGATATTTTTCATGTGGTAGTCCCCGGCGAAAATGTAAAGTTAAATTCATCTACCGGAATGCTGGACGGAATAGTCAATAAGATCATCGAAGTAGATGGGGTAGATCCAGTGTTTGAGATAAAGAATTATGTAGACAATCATGATGATGTCGGTATTTTGGCGATGGTAGGGCGTAAGCATACTTTTCTGGAGCGAGCTTTCTTTGAATCCAATACTATTTCTGAATTATTTGCGTCCAATGTTCCTGTATTGGTTTTACCGGAAAAGATCGATTGA
- a CDS encoding universal stress protein, whose protein sequence is MTRILVPVDFTKSSLAAFTYAAHFADALRAEVTVIHVINGSFSTADSMFLDTMDASYESANQRLKKFITEHLPKDTSSEKITIKREVRFGVPGFTVADYANDQSFDYVVSGMRDDHSLIEKFLGTTSSIITKLTSCPVFLIHENTKWSNPKKVIFTIDDSTDFDESITAYLKFNETFKAATDFLHIKKDEKEIDSTRDTVIREVFRTKEPDFAFEINNIYGGDVIQSIVDYAIFEKADMLVMVHRKRKLLDSVFNRSMSLKTAEGIHLPIMILEENPPATVNM, encoded by the coding sequence ATGACACGTATATTGGTACCAGTGGATTTTACAAAATCATCTTTAGCTGCATTTACATATGCCGCACATTTCGCCGATGCTTTAAGAGCTGAAGTTACTGTGATTCATGTGATTAATGGTAGTTTTTCTACGGCTGATTCCATGTTTTTAGATACAATGGATGCTTCATATGAGTCTGCCAATCAGCGTCTTAAAAAATTTATAACTGAACACTTGCCTAAAGACACATCGTCTGAAAAAATAACAATAAAAAGAGAAGTCAGGTTTGGAGTACCGGGATTTACCGTTGCTGACTATGCCAACGATCAGAGTTTCGATTATGTAGTGAGTGGCATGAGAGACGATCATAGTCTCATTGAAAAGTTTCTCGGAACAACATCATCCATTATAACAAAGCTGACTTCCTGTCCCGTATTTTTAATTCATGAAAATACCAAATGGTCAAACCCCAAAAAAGTGATTTTTACAATTGATGACAGCACTGATTTTGATGAGTCTATCACAGCCTATTTAAAATTTAATGAAACATTCAAAGCCGCGACTGATTTTCTCCACATCAAAAAAGATGAAAAAGAGATAGACAGTACTCGTGATACAGTCATCAGAGAAGTATTCAGAACTAAAGAACCGGATTTTGCGTTTGAAATTAATAATATCTATGGTGGAGATGTAATACAATCCATTGTCGATTATGCTATTTTTGAAAAAGCAGATATGTTAGTGATGGTACACAGAAAGAGAAAACTTTTAGATTCCGTATTTAACAGATCTATGAGTTTAAAAACAGCTGAGGGTATACATCTTCCCATCATGATACTGGAAGAAAATCCACCAGCAACAGTGAATATGTAA